In Aedes albopictus strain Foshan chromosome 3, AalbF5, whole genome shotgun sequence, the following are encoded in one genomic region:
- the LOC134290899 gene encoding uncharacterized protein LOC134290899, which translates to MSRKNDHQAESETGAWGGEFSMPEMMRQVAQQNNRLLMLLEQITEDLFRQDGRNLDDAAKVRLLLRSLSVPVHEKFLNYLLPSHPRDFTFDDVVAKLKQIFGQQKSLFSKRYDCLKLEKSEADDFVSYAGIVNRQCEDFELQKLTVDQFKNLVFICGLKSTKDADCQRLSNLKHDTALVEKKPTSSAVQAVRHSRKQLSYQQKSSADGKTPPSPCWQCGAMHFVKDCQFSKHTCNNR; encoded by the exons ATGTCCCGGAAGAACGACCATCAAGCCGAATCCGAAACCGGAGCATGGGGAGGAGAATTTTCGATGCCGGAAATGATGCGTCAAGTGGCTCAGCAGAACAACCGTTTGCTGATGTTGTTGGAGCAAATCACCG AGGATCTGTTCCGGCAAGATGGCAGAAATTTGGATGACGCTGCGAAGGTAAGGCTCCTGCTGCGCAGTCTCAGCGTCCCGGtgcacgaaaagttcctgaactacCTCCTGCCATCCCACCCACGTGATTTCACCTTCGACGACGTTGTGGCAAAGCTGAAGCAGATTTTCGGCCAACAGAAATCTCTGTTCAGCAAGCGCTACGACTGCCTTAAGCTCGAGAAGAGTGAAGCCGACGATTTCGTTTCGTATGCCGGAATCGTCAACCGGCAATGCGAGGATTTCGAACTGCAGAAGCTCACCGTCGACCAGTTCAAGAATCTGGTGTTCATCTGCGGTCTCAAATCGACGAAGGACGCCGAC TGCCAACGCCTGTCGAACCTCAAGCACGACACGGCGCTGGTGGAGAAGAAACCGACATCTTCAGCGGTGCAGGCAGTACGGCACTCAAGAAAGCAGCTGTCCTACCAGCAGAAGTCGTCAGCCGACGGTAAGACACCCCCATCCCCTTGCTGGCAGTGCGGTGCGATGCATTTCGTGAAGGACTGTCAGTTTTCCAAGCACACCTGCAACAACCGCTAG